One Pichia kudriavzevii chromosome 3, complete sequence genomic window carries:
- a CDS encoding uncharacterized protein (PKUD0C03100; similar to Saccharomyces cerevisiae YHR069C (RRP4); ancestral locus Anc_5.345) → MSVISITLAKPRDRHENEHEEDSMMQDDELDDILETKKRQVLGLENNTIVTPGELITEDATWMRGHGTYYLDEHTYTSTAGVVSKVNKLLSVIPFNGRYRPETGDHVVGRIIGISNKRWKVELGAEHAGVLLLGAVNLPGGVLRRKSDSDELQMRSILKEGDLLNCEVQSTFSDGSASLHTRSLKYGKLRNGVFVKVSSSLIVRTKNHMHDLPGGVSVILGVNGYCWIFKTKINANAGEVNKSIGKAESELTAANKGYSIGMGSVSITRLEEESSWEIYSDKNDDISSNLKETISRYRCCLVALGFCNIAIDVKRLVKAYEISLGYGDVNSLISGDVKRSIGEDLINAEKMRG, encoded by the coding sequence ATGTCGGTTATTTCGATTACTTTGGCGAAACCAAGAGATAGACATGAAAATGAGCATGAGGAGGATAGTATGATGCAAGATGATGAACTTGATGATATATTAGAAACTAAGAAACGCCAAGTTTTAGGTTTAGAGAACAATACAATTGTCACTCCTGGAGAACTAATTACTGAAGATGCTACATGGATGAGGGGCCATGGGACATACTATCTTGATGAACACACCTATACATCCACAGCGGGAGTAGTTTCCAAAGTGAATAAATTATTGAGTGTTATTCCATTTAATGGACGTTACAGACCAGAAACAGGAGACCACGTTGTTGGACGAATTATTGGTATCAGTAATAAGAGGTGGAAAGTCGAGTTAGGGGCAGAACATGCCGGTGTCTTGTTATTAGGGGCTGTGAATCTACCGGGTGGTGTTTTAAGGAGGAAATCGGATAGTGATGAATTACAAATGAGAAGTATATTAAAGGAGGGTGACCTATTAAACTGTGAAGTCCAAAGCACATTCTCTGATGGTAGCGCCAGCTTGCACACACGTTCCTTGAAGTATGGTAAATTGAGAAACGGTGTGTTTGTTAAGGTGAGTTCATCACTAATTGTTAGAACAAAGAATCACATGCATGATTTACCAGGTGGTGTTTCAGTAATTCTTGGAGTTAATGGATATTGCTGGATATTCAAGACCAAGATAAATGCAAACGCAGGAGAAGTAAACAAGTCAATAGGCAAGGCGGAGAGTGAGCTAACTGCTGCTAATAAAGGATATTCGATTGGTATGGGTAGTGTCAGTATAACCAGGCTTGAAGAGGAGAGTTCCTGGGAGATTTATAGTGACAAGAACGACGACATTAGTTCtaatttgaaggaaacCATTTCCCGTTATAGGTGTTGTTTGGTAGCGTTAGGCTTCTGTAATATTGCCATTGATGTAAAGAGATTGGTGAAAGCTTATGAAATCAGTTTGGGGTATGGTGATGTCAATAGCTTGATTAGCGGAGATGTGAAGAGAAGCATTGGTGAAGACTTAATAAATGCCGAGAAGATGAGAGGCTAA